Proteins encoded within one genomic window of Vairimorpha necatrix chromosome 3, complete sequence:
- a CDS encoding small ubiquitin-related modifier, producing MDEQENKDQEKITLKIQDQEGVTLEIKVKKNIPFKKILKTFADNVHKNPEELRLTFNGKVLGLEETPDMRNMEEGDELEVSAMQVGGC from the coding sequence ATGGATGAACAAGAAAATAAGGACCAGGAAAAAATTACTCTTAAAATTCAAGACCAAGAAGGAGTGACTCTGGAGATAAAAGTAAAGAAAAACATcccttttaaaaaaatattgaaaacaTTTGCTGATAATGTTCATAAAAATCCAGAGGAACTTAGATTGACATTTAATGGCAAAGTGCTGGGACTAGAAGAGACCCCTGACATGAGAAATATGGAGGAAGGGGACGAATTAGAAGTTTCTGCTATGCAAGTCGGAGgatgttaa
- a CDS encoding nuclear protein localization protein 4 (NPL4) — protein sequence MIIFIKGPTERKRLEINSHDKLYKKVQEAFNIESFNLSYDEDNQNKIDEKSTIPELNLKQGMTLYLHYEIIKKDIKREKDDFMCDHASNAMCAHCAPLDPWDAKYLEDKKIKYLSYNSYKEMCKYKNQDFIMEDYSVKKCTDHNRNIRCVNCQEKDILLNPQRYRMVDHVEFDDSNMVQNFIRNWRDTRRQYFGILIGKYKNYDLVPLGRKALVSGIWIPEQENYPDGFVINDKFEDDFLLDTGLEILGMIYTDLIFDGQMTSSKMKDDLFLSSLEVDFISKMQFMFPNFENNQLLNSKFVTIVATSNQNNEIELMEYQVSSQCMALTRNNLILPTSNPKLFYTEKNIFYKILQEDGTLKNVKAEPFLPVEYFIVRLTHGNKQNPLFLNSDFINNTISNKKLAEYFNEEYSIEKFSNFNLLMKLKNRFRNFNKFLKCIIEKNQEDFDKFLQEEEFQNFILELKKYFKKAWVCKACTFINEQNLERCEVCETANI from the coding sequence atgataatttttatcaaaggACCAACAGAACGAAAAagattagaaataaactCCCATgacaaattatataaaaaagtccAAGAAGCTTTCAATATAGaatcatttaatttatcatacGACGAAGATAATCAAAACAAGATCGATGAGAAATCTACAATTCCAGAACTAAACCTAAAGCAAGGTATGactttatatttacactatgaaataattaaaaaagatataaaacgAGAAAAAGATGATTTTATGTGCGACCACGCGTCAAATGCAATGTGCGCGCACTGTGCCCCTTTGGATCCCTGGGATGCCAAATATTTAGAAGATAAAAagatcaaatatttaagttACAATTCGTATAAAGAAATgtgtaaatataaaaaccaGGATTTTATAATGGAAGATTATTCAGTGAAGAAATGTACTGATCataatagaaatattagaTGTGTAAATTGTCAAGAGAAAGATATCTTATTAAATCCTCAGAGATACAGAATGGTAGACCATGTGGAATTTGATGACTCAAATATGGTCCAGAATTTCATAAGAAATTGGAGAGATACAAGAAGACAATATTTCGGAATATTAATTgggaaatataaaaattatgatttGGTCCCTTTGGGAAGGAAAGCACTTGTCTCTGGAATTTGGATACCAGAACAAGAAAATTATCCAGACGGGTTTGTAATAAATGACAAATTTGAAGATGACTTTTTATTGGACACAGGTCTGGAAATCTTAGGCATGATTTATAcagatttaatatttgatgGACAAATGACAAGTTCAAAAATGAAAGacgatttatttttgtcttCACTTGAAGTCgattttatttcaaaaatgcAATTTATGTTTcctaattttgaaaataatcaacttttaaattctaaatttgTCACAATCGTAGCAACTTCAAATCAGAATAATGAGATAGAATTAATGGAATACCAAGTCAGTTCTCAATGCATGGCTTtaacaagaaataatttgattttgCCAACTTCTAATCcgaaattattttacacagaaaaaaatattttttataaaattttacaagaaGACGGAACATTGAAAAATGTCAAGGCTGAGCCTTTTTTACCTgttgaatattttattgtaagaTTGACACATggaaataaacaaaatcctctatttttaaatagtgattttataaataatacgATTTCTAATAAGAAATTGGcagaatattttaatgaaGAATATTCTATTGAGAAGTTTTCTAATTTCAATTTGTTAATgaaacttaaaaatagatttcgaaatttcaataaattcttaaaatGCATAATTGAGAAAAATCAAGAagattttgataaatttctacaagaagaagaatttcaaaattttattttggaattgaaaaaatatttcaaaaaagcTTGGGTTTGTAAAGCGTGcacttttataaatgagCAGAATTTAGAAAGATGTGAAGTATGTGAAACAGCAAATatatga
- a CDS encoding mitochondrial protein import protein MAS5 (MAS5) translates to MAHDPEGLYAVLGLQAGASIEEVKKAFTKKQRECHPDGPQFKAALRKCKTDEEKAKVEKEFKEKSSKCNQAKAVLFDEKKKQQYDMGITGDFSFGEGASDIFDIFSQFTGGSRRNQVHKVQDIEYEFNVSFQESFMGKVSSFNVKVQRECGKCHGKGGDNVETCNTCKGKGKVEHHRRLGPLITVQESECHTCRGTGQVIKGKVCQECAGSQYAQTNENISVKVEPGVKNGRKYVFTGRGNHKKGCVPGDIVLIASITKDPKFKRVGNHVYCKIDIPLYTALTGGQILFDHVNGKKLQISVNPFKDLKKCIIVKGEGFKIENSNSYGDLILDPNIVIDRHINKDKLADALNFIPAQINNPASIKKQSEFGTMPSEQEQRENYESEDFMGGGARDFFGKFSGFF, encoded by the coding sequence atggcACATGATCCAGAAGGTTTATACGCAGTCTTGGGACTTCAAGCAGGAGCGAGTATTGAAGAAGTAAAAAAAgcttttactaaaaaacaaagagaATGTCACCCCGATGGGCCACAATTCAAAGCAGCTTTAAGGAAATGCAAAACAGACGAGGAGAAAGCCAAAGtagaaaaagaatttaaagaGAAATCTTCAAAATGCAATCAAGCAAAAGCAGTGCTTTTTGATGAGAAAAAGAAGCAACAGTACGACATGGGCATTACTGGCGACTTTAGCTTTGGGGAAGGCGCCAGTGACATTTTCGATATTTTCTCTCAATTTACAGGCGGCTCTCGTAGGAATCAAGTGCATAAAGTTCAAGACATTGAGTACGAGTTTAATGTTTCTTTCCAGGAGTCTTTTATGGGGAAAGTGTCTTCTTTTAATGTGAAAGTACAAAGAGAATGTGGTAAATGTCATGGGAAAGGAGGAGACAATGTAGAGACTTGTAATACTTGTAAAGGAAAAGGGAAAGTAGAGCATCATAGAAGATTAGGCCCACTTATTACAGTACAAGAGAGCGAATGCCACACTTGCCGGGGGACTGGTCAAGTGATAAAAGGCAAAGTGTGCCAAGAATGTGCAGGCTCGCAATACGCGCAAACTAACGAAAACATTAGCGTGAAAGTCGAGCCAGGAGTGAAAAATGGAAGGAAATATGTTTTCACTGGTAGAggaaatcataaaaaaggaTGTGTACCAGGGGATATTGTGTTAATAGCCAGTATTACTAAAGATCCAAAATTCAAGAGAGTTGGAAATCATGTCTATTGTAAAATTGACATCCCTTTGTACACCGCCCTCACTGGCGgccaaattttatttgaccACGTAAACGGGAAAAAACTGCAAATTTCTGTAAACCCTTTCAaagatctaaaaaaatgtattattgTAAAAGGAGAAGGCTTTAAGATTGAGAATAGTAACTCATATGGTGATCTAATTTTAGATCCAAATATAGTTATAGATCGacatattaataaagataaattagCAGATGCACTTAATTTTATACCAGCGCAAATTAACAATCCTgcttcaataaaaaaacagtcAGAATTTGGAACTATGCCAAGTGAACAAGAACAAAGAGAAAATTACGAATCTGAAGATTTCATGGGTGGGGGTGCAAGAGACTTCTTTGGTAAATTTAGTggatttttctaa
- a CDS encoding histone-binding protein RBBP7: MIDQNCDEIEILEEYNIWRKNVPYLYDLMFSHALQWPSLSIQYFPESKRDEKKEKTSQRLLITTNSEMTEQEYIHIASVEFPDKYDEVLSDDCGGDLSFKFDQSIPVSAPANIVRYNPLAFHLLAARFDKSEVHIYDYTKHLASSTTAEPDIILKGHNEGGFGLCWNPNIVNELSTAGDDKMICVFDVPESSNEATCKIKLKKHTKTINEISYNYYNDSILCSVSDDKSIIIWDTKTKNPCSIVKEAHDSDIYSIHCSPLNSFFLCTGSEDNSVKIWDMRNLNRPVQKLLSHSKGVGKVQWSPHSESVLASASKDRRVCLWDLSLSGNILSKEDAKDGPPELIFLHGGHTYNVFDISWNPAEPFEIASVSEDNILQIWQVPERE; this comes from the coding sequence ATGATTGACCAAAATTGTGACgaaatagaaattttagaaGAATACAATATTTGGAGGAAAAACGTGCCATATTTATATGATTTAATGTTCTCACATGCTTTACAATGGCCATCTCTTTCAATACAATATTTTCCAGAAAGTAAACGtgatgaaaaaaaagaaaaaacatCTCAGAGACTGTTGATCACTACAAATTCAGAAATGACCGAACAAGAATATATTCATATTGCTTCTGTAGAATTTCCCGATAAATATGACGAAGTTCTTAGTGATGACTGTGGTGGAGatttaagttttaaatttgatcaATCTATACCAGTTTCGGCTCCAGCTAATATTGTGCGATACAATCCCCTGGCTTTTCATTTATTGGCTGCACGATTTGATAAAAGCGAAGTTCATATTTACGACTACACTAAACATTTAGCATCAAGTACTACCGCCGAACCAGatatcattttaaaaggACACAATGAAGGCGGATTTGGTTTGTGTTGGAATCCAAATATCGTCAATGAATTGTCTACGGCGGGAGATGATAAAATGATCTGCGTTTTTGATGTGCCCGAGTCGTCAAATGAAGCCACttgtaaaattaaactCAAGAAACATACAAAGACAATTAATGAAATatcttataattattataatgacTCCATTCTGTGCTCGGTAAGTGATGATAAATCTATTATTATTTGGGACACAAAGACTAAAAATCCTTGTTCTATAGTAAAAGAGGCTCATGACTCTGATATTTACTCAATACATTGCTCGCcgttaaattcattttttctttgtacCGGGTCAGAAGACAATTCAGTCAAAATTTGGGACAtgagaaatttaaatagaCCAGTGCAGAAATTATTGTCACATTCTAAAGGAGTGGGCAAAGTTCAATGGTCCCCGCATTCAGAAAGTGTATTGGCTTCTGCTAGTAAAGATAGGAGAGTTTGTCTTTGGGACTTGTCCCTTAGTGGGAACATTTTATCAAAAGAAGACGCCAAAGATGGGCCACCTGagctaatatttttacatgGTGGGCACACTTACAATGTCTTTGACATATCTTGGAATCCTGCTGAACCTTTTGAAATAGCCAGTGTCTCTgaagataatattttacaaatttggCAAGTACCAGAAagagaataa